In Tachypleus tridentatus isolate NWPU-2018 chromosome 7, ASM421037v1, whole genome shotgun sequence, a genomic segment contains:
- the LOC143256043 gene encoding inositol-3-phosphate synthase 1-B-like: MPKIQVHSSRVQYTDSYIEAVYGYQNTEVHIHGDILHVHPRTTKFTFRTKLQVPKVGIMLVGWGTKTGAAVTATVLANKLGLINKDQRNGREHTNYVGSITQSTTVMLGITNDGTEVNVLLKDLLPMVNPNDIVFDGWDLCSFNLAESLERVETINDGLKHQLHHEMKQMKPRKSILNRDFLPTKENISVDNVLPGTREEQMTQIRKDINDFKTQKLLDKIIVVWIANEEKNNDVIDGINDTADNLLKSIENNTCAIAPSTLFAVASILEGCPFINGTSQNTFVPGCIDLAERHKVFIVGDKIQSLQTLTESYMLDFFTSAGIKVNSVVQQNNIEKSMIFSTTNVNYGANDHHEENSEMNKTTGSDTGPKECSSSKAGNVQSPEVLSRAEYHLELGIEGLNTIVVYNTCKGFLLTSPVLIDLIILTELCERITFRVGNSLEFQSFNSVLSVLNYLCKVPLMSRKAPVVNTLCRQKTCIENILRACLGLTPENNMSLESKLSDSTDWNESQDVMRSRAQSKIVTMDDIRAAVGSVHSFPSGEVLASSLH, translated from the exons aTGCCTAAAATACAAGTTCATAGTTCTCGTGTTCAGTACACCGACTCCTATATTGAAGCTGTCTATGGATATCAGAATACTGAAGTTCATATTCATGGAGACATACTCCACGTACATCCTCGCACCACCAAATTTACCTTCCGCACAAAACTACAAGTCCCAAAGGTCGGCATTATGCTGGTAGGATGGGGAACTAAAACTGGGGCAGCTGTTACAGCCACCGTGTTAGCCAATAAGTTAGGTTTAATAAACAAGGATCAAAGAAATGGAAGAGAACATACAAATTATGTCGGATCAATTACTCAGTCGACCACTGTGATGTTGGGTATCACCAATGATGGAACTGAAGTCAACGTACTATTGAAGGATTTGCTACCGATGGTAAATCCAAATGATATTGTCTTTGATGGTTGGGATCTGTGTTCTTTTAATCTAGCCGAGAGTCTGGAGCGAGTTGAGACGATAAACGACGGCCTAAAGCACCAACTTCATCACGAAATGAAACAGATGAAGCCTCGCAAGTCTATTTTAAACAGAGATTTTCTtccaacaaaagaaaatattagtgTAGATAATGTACTTCCCGGCACCAGAGAAGAGCAAATGACCCAGATTCGAAAGGATATTAACGACTTCAAAACCCAAAAACTTCTTGACAAAATCATTGTTGTTTGGATAGCCAACGAAGAAAAAAACAACGATGTCATTGATGGTATAAACGACACAGCTGATAATCTGTTGAAATCTATTGAAAATAACACTTGTGCAATAGCACCTTCAACCCTCTTTGCCGTTGCTAGTATTTTGGAAGGA tgtccTTTCATCAACGGTACgtcacaaaatacttttgttcCCGGATGTATAGATCTCGCTGAAAGACACAAAGTTTTCATTGTCGGAGATAAAATCCAATCACTGCAGACCTTAACCGAGAGTTATATGTTGGACTTCTTCACATCCGCTGGTATCAAAGTGAATTCTGTGGTTCAGCagaataatatagaaaaaagCATGATTTTTTCAACCACCAACGTGAATTACGGTGCAAATGATCATCACGAGGAAAACtcagaaatgaataaaaccacGGGGTCTGATACAGGTCCTAAAGAATGTTCCAGTTCT AAGGCTGGAAATGTCCAGAGTCCAGAGGTGTTAAGCAGAGCTGAGTATCACCTGGAACTTGGAATCGAAGGCCTAAACACCATTGTTGTCTACAACACGTGTAAGGGCTTCCTGCTGACCAGTCCCGTCCTTATTGACCTGATCATTCTGACAGAGCTATGTGAGAGGATTACTTTTCGAGTGGGAAACTCCCTCGAGTTCCAGTCTTTTAATAGTGTTCTATCAGTTCTGAATTACTTGTGTAAAGTTCCTCTGATGTCCCGTAAGGCTCCCGTAGTAAACACACTCTGCAGACAGAAAACGTGCATCGAAAATATTCTTCGGGCATGTTTGGGATTAACTCCTGAAAATAACATGAGTTTGGAAAGTAAGTTAAGCGATTCAACCGACTGGAATGAATCACAAGATGTCATGCGTTCCCGTGCACAAAGTAAAATTGTTACTATGGATGACATTCGGGCGGCGGTGGGTAGCGTTCATAGCTTTCCAAGTGGGGAAGTTCTGGCTAGCAGCTTGCATTAA
- the LOC143256044 gene encoding uncharacterized protein LOC143256044 — protein MRRVLILMLSTFLYTFPTKAVSVHFDNNSEKITSSRNDTPFGIWAEDENGFGFGGLIIDKIMDLFQITYRNYEVTVSITGMEMGDNSSVPITTTMVANATEESSTGIPHAVETDDVMLNMTLQNSTELKVVTKQSSREPRLLDNEQEVLTKRSSSEQSSTEPVLHNEQKSEDYISNTTLYEYNTTTSSSMTLEVNVTKELTTATPDVACLPVCNYIVCLICTIILTLTS, from the exons ATGAGAAGAGTTCTAATATTGATGCTGTCGACATTTCTTTACACC TTTCCCACAAAAGCTGTATCTGTTCATTTTGACAATAATTCTGAGAAGATTACTTCATCCCGTAACGATACACCATTCGGGATATGGGCGGAAGATGAGAACGGTTTTGGATTTGGAGGTTTGATTATAGATAAAATCATGGATCTCTTCCAAATTACTTATCGTAACTACGAAGTGACTGTTAGTATTACAGGAATGGAAATGGGTGATAATTCATCCGTTCCTATTACGACCACAATGGTAGCTAACGCCACAGAAGAATCCTCTACAGGAATACCACATGCAGTGGAAACGGACGACGTTATGTTGAACATGACTCTTCAAAATTCAACGGAACTTAAAGTTGTAACTAAACAATCCAGTAGAGAACCTAGGCTTCTCGATAATGAGCAGGAAGTTCTAACGAAACGATCCAGTAGTGAACAATCCAGTACAGAACCTGTTCTCCATAATGAACAGAAGAGCGAAGATTACATATCGAATACTACTCTCTATGAGTACAACACCACAACCTCGAGCTCTATGACGTTGGAAGTGAATGTAACCAAAGAGTTAACTACAGCCACTCCGGATGTTGCCTGCCTTCCAGTATGCAACTACATTGTATGTCTTATTTGCACAATTATCTTGACACTGACGTCTTGA